CTTGATTCCACGGCTCTCTACAATGTCCACGACCTCGGAAGTCAGGACACCCGTCTGCCAGGTAAAAGCCGAGCCGGGTTCCAGGATAATCTGCAAATGCGGATAGCGTGATTTTAATCCTTGTAACAGTTTTATCAGATGTTCCGTATCATAATCTTTGCGGGTCATCAGATGTCCGCCGCCCAGGTTCAGCCACTTTATCTGCGGGAACCAACGGGCAAACTTCTCTTCCAGATGTTCCAATGTACGTTCCAACTCATAAGAGGAAGATTCGCAATGGCAATGGCAATGAAAACCTTCAACCCCTTGCGGCAGTGTCTCCGGCAACAAATCAGCCGTTATCCCGAAACGGGTACCGGGTGCACACGGATTATAAAGTTCCGTCTCCACCTCTGAATATTCGGGATTCACACGAATTCCACAGGAAATTCCGCTTCCTTCGGCTACCGTCATCGGATAGAAGCGTTCGAACTGCGCCATCGAGTTGAAGGTAATATGGCTGCTGCAACGCATGATTTCCGGGAAGTCCTGTTCTGTATAGGCAGGAGAATAGGTATGCGCCTTGCTGCCAAACTCTTCCAATGCCAAGCGGGCTTCATATATCGAACTGGCCGTTGAATGATTGATATATTCGCGGAATATAGGGAAAGAGCGCCACATGGCGAACGATTTGAAAGCCAGGATAATCTCCACTCCCGCCCTGTCGGCTACGCTTTTTATCAAACTCAGGTTCTTTCTTAAAAGTTCTTCTTCCATAATGTAACAGGGAGAAGGAAACCGGGTAAAATCTATCATATCTACTATTATTATCTAAAGTAACGTTTTACGAACGTGGATGCAAAAATACAAATTCAAAAGCAAAGAGGGATTGTTTTATTTTTAATTAAGATATTGGTTTTCGAGAACTTTTTCTTATTTTTAGACCTTAATAATATATAAGTAGTTGTATCATCCTAAATACCTGATTGAATATGAATAAAGATTTAAGAAAAGTCGTGATTCTGCTGGCTCACCCAAACATCAAAGAATCACAGGCAAACAAAGCATTAATCGATGCTGTCAATGACATTGAAGGAGTGGCGGTTTTCAACCTTTACGAACTGTCCGAGGAAATCGCTTTCAATGTGGACGAATGGAGTAAAATCATCTCCGACGCTTCGGCTGTCATCTACCAGTTTCCTTTCTACTGGATGGCTGCCCCGTCATTACTCAAAAAATGGCAGGACGAAGTGTTCACTTACTTGTCCAAGACTCCGGCTGTCGCAGGCAAGCCATTGATGGTGGTAACAACTACCGGCTCCGAATACGACGCTTACCGCAGCGGCGGGCGAAACCGCTTCACAACCGACGAGCTTCTACGCCCGTATCAGGGCAGCGCGATTCATTCGGGTATGGCATGGCAGACACCTATTGTCGTTTACGGAATGGGGACCGCAGATGCAGGAAAGAATATTGCCGAAGGAGCGAATTTGTACAAGCAACGGGTGGAAATGCTTGTCAATAGCAGTAATGCAGGGAACAATTGGTAAGACAATGAAAAGCGTAGCTTTAGACTGGATAAAGCTACGCTTTAGCATCCTTAAAGCATAGCTTTAGATGCCGCAAAGCTCTTCTTCTTCAACGTCAGCACCGGCAGGAAAATAAATACCCCGATTACGGACATTATCAATCCCCCGATAGTGCCTGCGGCCAACGGAAACCAGAAACCTTCTTTTTCCGCTCCTACCATGAAAGGGATAAAACCCAGGATAGTGGAAGCTACCGTCAGGAAAATAGGAATCACTTTCGTGTTCCAGGCTTTCACGTAAGCCCGGAGCGGTGAAAGACACGGGAAACGCTTACGGATAGAATTATATTCATTCAGGATATAAATACTCGCATTTACCGTAATACCGCAAAGCAGGACAAAGGAAGCGAAACCGCCCTGGTCGAAGTTCAGTTTGAACCAGTAAAATGTAAGGAACACGCCGATATAAGATACCGGAATCACAAAGATAATAGCCAACGGCTGTTTCAGAGAATTGAACAGGATACTTGTGATAAAGAAGATAATGGCGATTACTATCAGGAGCAGACGATATTGCTTGTTGTCCTTTCCACCCCATGACCAGTTGTTTTCTTCCGATTTGGCAGTATATCCCATTGGAAGAAGCTCGTTAAACTCTTCCAGGTCTTTCTTCAACAGTTTGTTTCCCTGTTCCGAAGAGCCGATATACTCATATTGCAGGCATAATCGGTACTGCTGATTCTCCTTCGCCACTTCCTGCGGCATCTGTCCTTTTTCTACGGTTGCCAGTTCCGAAAGCTTATATTCCTTACCGCCCGCCTCGAAAGGGTAATACTGCATCGCCCATACATCCCTCTCTTCCGACTGCCGCGAAGAAAGTTTTATCTTTTCCGTACCCTCTTCCGTCACCACCGAACCGATTTCCATATTCCGCCCATATACCGGACGGATAGCGGAAAACAGTCTCCCGGCTCCAATCCCTTCCTCTGCCATCCGTCGTTTATCCAGATTGAAATAGAATTCCATATAATCATCCTTCCACCAAGAGAAATCGGAACCGATGGTCACTTCCCGGATACGGCGGTGGGACAACAGCTTTTCTTTCAACTTTTCCGCCTGCGCATACAATTCATCATAATTGTACCCATACATCTTCACCCGGAAAGAACCCGCATTCTCACGTACATTATTACTGAATCCCTGGTCTTGCAATCCGTATATGCTCCAGTCACCACCGCCCAGTTGGAGCGCCTTGCCAATCATATTGGCCTTCAGCGTATAGGGGAAACCGCTTTTTTGATGTTCTTTCGTAAAATAAATATGAATAGATGCCTTGCGGGCGCTTTCCACAGACGTCTGAAACTGCTTGATTTCCTTAAATTCGCTCAGATAGGTTTCCATCTTCTTAACCAGTGTATTCATCTGTTCCAGTGTACTTCCATTCGGCAGATTGGCATTGGCATGAAGCACCACCTCTTCATTGCGGGTAAAGTAACTCCCCTCGTATACCTTTTGCACAAACAGCCTTAACGTTCCGCCCAATACCTTGTCCACCACCGGTTTCACCTTTTCCTTATAAGTGGAAGTACCCAGCGTCTTATTATAAGCTTCCGCCCACTTGTCATCCCCTTTCATCTTTTCCGGCAACAGGAACACCGGTAATCCGAAAGCCAGCAATAACAGTATGCAAACCGCCACTCTCCAACGACAGATAATCCGTATCAGCCACCCGTAGAAACGACTGAAATAAACCGGAACACGCCGCATTTTCGAACGTATCCACACAAAGGGACGTACGCTGCCCATTCGTCTTCCGAGTTTTGAAAGAGATGTTTTCTTCCGCCGTTTCAGTCCGATTTTATCAATCAGGGAAGGGACGAAAAACAGGGCGACCAATAATGAAACTCCCAGATTGATAATCACCACAGCAGCAAAGTCCTGCAAATTGAGCCGTATCTTCTCATCCAGAAAGAAGATAATAACCAGTGCCCCTATCGTCGTCAACGTAGCTGCCAGTACGGACATGAACGCCTTCCGGTTCCCGCGCCTCAGATAATGGTCGCTCATCACTATCGTATTGTCAATCACAAGATTCAAGGAAACCGTGATACCTGCCAAAGAGTATAACTGCATTTCCAATCCGAACGCATAATAAAAAATAACGGCTATCGCTATATTGACGGACAGGCTGACTACAATCAGAAACAGGTATTTGGGACTGAAAGTAATCAGCAACACAAACAGAAGCAGAATAGCCACCGTCACTCCCGTACGCAGATAAATCTTGCTTAGTTCTTCCTGAATAAACTCCGTAGCGTCATAACTGGTGTGAATCTCATACCCCGCCGGAAGAAACGACCGGATACCGTCCATATACGCTTTCACCTCCTTGCTCAACGCTAACTGGTTAGCCGTTTCTTCCGCCACGACAGACAGATAAATCGAGTTTAGCCCATTAATCCGGTAGTAACTCTGCGGCTGTTCTTCCACACGGGAAACCTTCACCAGCTCATTCAGACCGATAATTCTCCCGTCTTTCATCTTTACCTGTATGTGTCCCGCATCAAAATCCCGGCTTTCAGATTCGGGAACCAGTGCCAGACGTATCCACTGCCTGTCCGAAGCCCCCTGTTCCACATCATAAGTACCCATGAACTCTTTCTGGTAATGCAACCGAACTGCCTCACGGATATCATCCGTACTTATCCCGAGCGTGCGCAGTTGTTCGGAATCATACTCCAACCGCCACTCCATCGGGGTAGCACCGCTAAGGTTAATCTTATAAATCCCCGAAAGCTGTGCAAGGCGTGTTTTTATATGTTCTTCCGCATACTGCTGAATCAACACAGGTGTAGCAGGCGCATTAATTGTAAACGCCATAAAAGGAGACTGGCTGCTCTGTCCGGGACTCTGCATCTGAATATACGGATAACTCACCCCGTCCGGCAGTTCCGGCCACGTCTGGCGGATAATGGTGGAAGCCTCGAAACGGGCGACCGCCGCATCCACATGCTTGTCCAGGTTCACGCTGATACTTCCCCACCCGTTTCCCGAAGTTGAGTAAATTCCCCGAATCCCTTTCACGCGAGCAAGCATCGCCTCCAGTTTACTGGTAGCCGTCATCTCCACCACACGTGCCGAAGTGCCGGGCATGCTGAAACGCACCGTGAAGCCGGGCAGCGTCCGTGACGGGTTCAGTTTGACAGGCAACAGCGGGACAAGTGCCAGCCCGACCAATGCCACACAGACAAAAGCCACAATCAGCGTAAAGGCGGAAGCCTTCGGGGACTTATTTATTTCAGAATCCATAGTTTGCATTATCATCATTCATTATATTTCACCACAGAGGACACAGAGATTTACTATTTTTTATTTACTGTAGAGTAACACAGAATCTCACGTATTTATTGCTCTGTTTTACTTGCGGAAAGAGAGCGAGAAGGACTCTGTGTCCTCCGTGTCCTCTGTGGTGAACTCATTTAACCAACTTCCCCCCATTGAAATCGAACCTGTCCGAAAGAGAAAGCTTCGCGGCGAAATCGAACAGGGTAAGCCGGCGTATCTTGTAATAATTCAGCCAGTAGTTCTGCAAGGCTGAAATATAATTCCGTTGTGCCTGCTGCTGCCTGTTGAGTGAGAGTGTCAGGCTGTTTATATCCGCCTTGCCGATGATAAAACGCTGTTTTGTCTCATTATAAGCAAGTACAGACAAATCCAAAGCCTCTTCCGCGCTTGCTATCAACTGCTGCTGGATATTGAAATCGCTCACTGTCATAATCACTTCCTCTTCGATACTAATCTCATCCTGGCGTGCCGAAATCTTCACCACATTCAGGTTATTGCGCGCCATATTATACTTGCCTTTGCGGACGCCCCAATCCAATAACGGGATAGAAACACTGACAGCCACCAAATCCTGCTGCATCGGTTTATGATATACATCCCCGAAATTATCCGCCACCTGGTTAAAACCGACGCTCGCATTCACACTTGCGTTGAAACGGGATTCTTTCTTTGTCTTGTCCACATTCCGTTCCGCTTCCAGTACATTCTGCTTCAATTCCAGCAATTGGGGGTTGTTGCTTCTTCCCCAACTCAAAGCCTCATCCACCGGAATCTCTATCATGCCCGGACGGGAAGGGAGTTGCAGTTCGATTTGCGTATTCTTATCCAGATTAAGAAAAGACGCTAAAGAGAACATCGCCCGTTTCAGGTCGCTCGCCTTGTTCTGAAGAGTATTCTGTGCGTTTACACGGTCCAGTTTCAATGTCAGCAGGTCGGCTTGTGAGATGGCGGCTATCCGGTGGCGTTGCTGCCCGATACGGTAAAGCGTATCGGTGGAAGCCAGATTGTCTTTTGCCAGTTTATATTCCGCCTGTGCCATGGCAAGAGAAAAGAAATAGTTCGTGGCCGTTTCCGAAACTTTCTCCACGTTATAAAGGAACTCCTTCTTCACACGCTCATATTTCAACGGTTCTATTTTCCGCTCCCACTTGAAAGGATTGTA
The DNA window shown above is from Bacteroides faecium and carries:
- the nspC gene encoding carboxynorspermidine decarboxylase; translated protein: MIDFTRFPSPCYIMEEELLRKNLSLIKSVADRAGVEIILAFKSFAMWRSFPIFREYINHSTASSIYEARLALEEFGSKAHTYSPAYTEQDFPEIMRCSSHITFNSMAQFERFYPMTVAEGSGISCGIRVNPEYSEVETELYNPCAPGTRFGITADLLPETLPQGVEGFHCHCHCESSSYELERTLEHLEEKFARWFPQIKWLNLGGGHLMTRKDYDTEHLIKLLQGLKSRYPHLQIILEPGSAFTWQTGVLTSEVVDIVESRGIKTAILNVSFTCHMPDCLEMPYQPAVRGAEMGNEGKYIYRLGGNSCLSGDYMGLWSFDHELQIGERIVFEDMIHYTMVKTNMFNGIHHPAIALWTKEGKAEIYKQFSYEDYRDRMS
- a CDS encoding NAD(P)H-dependent oxidoreductase codes for the protein MNKDLRKVVILLAHPNIKESQANKALIDAVNDIEGVAVFNLYELSEEIAFNVDEWSKIISDASAVIYQFPFYWMAAPSLLKKWQDEVFTYLSKTPAVAGKPLMVVTTTGSEYDAYRSGGRNRFTTDELLRPYQGSAIHSGMAWQTPIVVYGMGTADAGKNIAEGANLYKQRVEMLVNSSNAGNNW
- a CDS encoding efflux RND transporter permease subunit; this encodes MQTMDSEINKSPKASAFTLIVAFVCVALVGLALVPLLPVKLNPSRTLPGFTVRFSMPGTSARVVEMTATSKLEAMLARVKGIRGIYSTSGNGWGSISVNLDKHVDAAVARFEASTIIRQTWPELPDGVSYPYIQMQSPGQSSQSPFMAFTINAPATPVLIQQYAEEHIKTRLAQLSGIYKINLSGATPMEWRLEYDSEQLRTLGISTDDIREAVRLHYQKEFMGTYDVEQGASDRQWIRLALVPESESRDFDAGHIQVKMKDGRIIGLNELVKVSRVEEQPQSYYRINGLNSIYLSVVAEETANQLALSKEVKAYMDGIRSFLPAGYEIHTSYDATEFIQEELSKIYLRTGVTVAILLLFVLLITFSPKYLFLIVVSLSVNIAIAVIFYYAFGLEMQLYSLAGITVSLNLVIDNTIVMSDHYLRRGNRKAFMSVLAATLTTIGALVIIFFLDEKIRLNLQDFAAVVIINLGVSLLVALFFVPSLIDKIGLKRRKKTSLSKLGRRMGSVRPFVWIRSKMRRVPVYFSRFYGWLIRIICRWRVAVCILLLLAFGLPVFLLPEKMKGDDKWAEAYNKTLGTSTYKEKVKPVVDKVLGGTLRLFVQKVYEGSYFTRNEEVVLHANANLPNGSTLEQMNTLVKKMETYLSEFKEIKQFQTSVESARKASIHIYFTKEHQKSGFPYTLKANMIGKALQLGGGDWSIYGLQDQGFSNNVRENAGSFRVKMYGYNYDELYAQAEKLKEKLLSHRRIREVTIGSDFSWWKDDYMEFYFNLDKRRMAEEGIGAGRLFSAIRPVYGRNMEIGSVVTEEGTEKIKLSSRQSEERDVWAMQYYPFEAGGKEYKLSELATVEKGQMPQEVAKENQQYRLCLQYEYIGSSEQGNKLLKKDLEEFNELLPMGYTAKSEENNWSWGGKDNKQYRLLLIVIAIIFFITSILFNSLKQPLAIIFVIPVSYIGVFLTFYWFKLNFDQGGFASFVLLCGITVNASIYILNEYNSIRKRFPCLSPLRAYVKAWNTKVIPIFLTVASTILGFIPFMVGAEKEGFWFPLAAGTIGGLIMSVIGVFIFLPVLTLKKKSFAASKAML
- a CDS encoding TolC family protein; its protein translation is MNGLLRIPTFLCVLCILCGESPLYAQKHLVLDLNQTIALANDSSLESFRTQNMYLSGYWEYRTYKANRLPSLTLDLTPAQYNRDITKRYDSGSNLDVYRTQQSYYAYGGLSVRQNLDLTGGTFYLESNLAYMRNFGDNSATQLTSVPIRLGYSQSLVGYNPFKWERKIEPLKYERVKKEFLYNVEKVSETATNYFFSLAMAQAEYKLAKDNLASTDTLYRIGQQRHRIAAISQADLLTLKLDRVNAQNTLQNKASDLKRAMFSLASFLNLDKNTQIELQLPSRPGMIEIPVDEALSWGRSNNPQLLELKQNVLEAERNVDKTKKESRFNASVNASVGFNQVADNFGDVYHKPMQQDLVAVSVSIPLLDWGVRKGKYNMARNNLNVVKISARQDEISIEEEVIMTVSDFNIQQQLIASAEEALDLSVLAYNETKQRFIIGKADINSLTLSLNRQQQAQRNYISALQNYWLNYYKIRRLTLFDFAAKLSLSDRFDFNGGKLVK